From Halanaeroarchaeum sulfurireducens, a single genomic window includes:
- a CDS encoding DUF7260 family protein: MATTGGSVPFAIDESAMSPVSDAVSNVGVVSPIEVVLLSALVAVLLVGFATVFSHLDDASDRIEREIADVIAERDAYRAFADAVDGIAASQPTRSMATPQTIQSAGTTGAPVDSVRRAFEQTVMAMHHYEETYDESWDTHLQSEFDDDVVAGLRKRGCVNEPIKRALRGHALDAARKRDDLAHVLKTERSAVDEARTTLAEVDATLGSIDDGSLRQRSFEDLSETYSTLDTLHSETLRVVERRQRQIHRETRCEVWASRELTLQEYLYDQLPVTYPVLDAAISLTDDLRTANRLVQRRLTETV, translated from the coding sequence ATGGCTACTACGGGAGGGTCCGTTCCCTTTGCGATCGACGAGTCTGCAATGTCTCCTGTCAGCGACGCCGTCTCGAACGTGGGGGTCGTTTCGCCCATCGAAGTCGTTCTCCTCTCGGCTCTCGTCGCCGTTCTCCTGGTCGGTTTCGCGACCGTGTTCTCTCACCTCGATGACGCCTCGGATCGGATCGAACGGGAGATCGCGGACGTGATCGCGGAGCGGGACGCCTATCGCGCCTTCGCCGACGCCGTGGACGGGATCGCCGCCAGCCAGCCGACCAGGTCGATGGCGACTCCACAGACGATCCAGTCCGCCGGGACGACGGGCGCGCCGGTCGACAGCGTGCGTCGGGCGTTCGAACAGACGGTGATGGCGATGCATCACTACGAGGAGACCTACGACGAGTCCTGGGACACGCATCTCCAGAGCGAATTCGACGACGACGTGGTCGCCGGGCTCAGAAAGCGTGGCTGCGTCAACGAGCCGATCAAACGGGCATTGCGGGGACACGCCCTCGACGCGGCCAGGAAACGGGACGACCTGGCTCACGTTCTGAAGACCGAGCGGTCGGCGGTCGACGAGGCGCGGACCACGCTTGCCGAGGTCGACGCCACACTCGGATCGATCGACGATGGTTCGCTCCGGCAGCGGTCCTTCGAGGACCTCTCAGAGACGTATTCGACCCTCGATACGCTACATAGCGAAACCCTCCGGGTGGTGGAGCGTCGTCAGCGTCAGATCCATCGGGAGACCCGCTGTGAGGTGTGGGCATCCCGGGAATTGACGCTACAGGAATACCTCTACGATCAGCTTCCGGTGACGTATCCGGTTCTGGACGCGGCCATCTCGCTCACGGACGATCTCCGGACTGCGAACCGTCTCGTCCAGCGCAGGCTGACGGAGACGGTCTGA
- a CDS encoding histone deacetylase family protein, with protein sequence MTVGLVYDEAYLQHEHTPTHPERKERLQYTMDQLYEEGLLDDPAVRVLHPDEATDTQLSRVHTDDYLERLRSMSASGSGKLSRDTHISANTWNTAKLAAGGVVTAMDAVVTGETDSAFVMARPGGHHASADDGHGFCYLNNTAVGIRHLQSKYDVENVLLWDWDAHHGDGTESLFYDDPSVLVMSTHQDGRTLFPGTGDIDDVGEAAGEGYNVNVPLPPKTSDEGYLRVVEEIFEPIAEQYDPDFVFIEAGQDNHFTDPITDLGVTAQGYTRLMEHAKDAANELAGGDLVASLAGGYGIEGGLPYTNLGVIATMAGYDTSGIHEPDVYEPPTFNPNIQDVLERVKRVQSAYWSL encoded by the coding sequence ATGACGGTGGGGCTCGTGTACGACGAGGCGTATCTCCAACACGAGCACACGCCCACGCATCCGGAGCGCAAAGAACGCCTCCAGTACACGATGGACCAGCTCTACGAAGAGGGGCTTCTGGACGATCCGGCGGTGCGGGTCCTTCACCCGGACGAAGCGACGGACACTCAGCTCTCACGGGTGCACACCGACGACTACCTCGAACGCCTCCGATCGATGTCAGCGAGCGGGTCGGGCAAGTTGAGCCGGGACACACACATCTCCGCCAATACATGGAATACGGCCAAACTCGCCGCTGGCGGTGTCGTCACGGCTATGGACGCGGTCGTTACCGGCGAGACGGACTCGGCGTTCGTGATGGCCAGGCCTGGCGGTCACCACGCGTCCGCGGACGACGGCCACGGGTTCTGCTATCTCAACAATACTGCCGTCGGCATCCGTCATCTCCAGTCGAAGTACGACGTGGAGAACGTGTTGTTGTGGGACTGGGACGCCCACCACGGCGACGGGACGGAGTCGTTGTTCTACGACGATCCGAGCGTGCTCGTGATGTCGACCCATCAGGACGGACGTACCCTGTTCCCCGGTACCGGGGACATCGATGACGTGGGGGAGGCGGCCGGCGAGGGGTACAACGTCAACGTTCCGCTCCCACCGAAGACGAGCGACGAAGGGTATCTGCGGGTCGTTGAGGAGATCTTCGAACCGATCGCCGAGCAGTACGACCCGGACTTCGTATTCATCGAGGCTGGGCAAGACAACCACTTCACCGATCCGATAACAGATCTCGGGGTGACCGCCCAGGGCTATACGCGTCTCATGGAACACGCGAAAGACGCGGCGAACGAGCTCGCAGGCGGGGATCTCGTGGCCTCGCTCGCCGGCGGCTACGGTATCGAGGGAGGATTGCCGTATACGAATTTGGGGGTCATCGCCACGATGGCTGGGTACGACACGTCGGGCATTCACGAACCCGACGTGTACGAACCCCCGACGTTCAATCCGAACATTCAGGACGTGCTCGAACGGGTCAAGCGGGTCCAGTCGGCCTACTGGTCACTTTGA